Proteins co-encoded in one Sulfurimonas sp. HSL1-2 genomic window:
- the pgeF gene encoding peptidoglycan editing factor PgeF, whose translation MILSKLLAEAEGLSHAFTERQGGGSTLPYASLNLAYHVGDDAAAVDANHVLLAERLGYTPERLVHMRQVHSDRIVRCTPEMGFESRPECDALMTDLEGQPLMVMIADCTPVLLFDPRRRAVAAVHAGRAGALKNIVGKTVAAMHDAYGSDPADLLAVLGPSIGRCCYEIGPEVAAEVEAAGCGTALSFRDGRRYLDVNAILLQQLETAGLPAGHIENIGSCTACRTDRFFSYRAEGGTTGRQAGIIMLK comes from the coding sequence ATGATCCTGTCCAAGCTCCTCGCCGAAGCTGAAGGCCTCTCGCACGCCTTTACCGAACGGCAGGGGGGCGGCAGTACGCTCCCGTATGCCTCGCTCAACCTCGCCTACCACGTCGGGGACGATGCCGCCGCCGTCGATGCGAACCACGTTCTGCTGGCCGAACGGCTCGGCTACACACCTGAACGGCTCGTCCATATGCGCCAGGTCCATTCGGACCGGATCGTGCGCTGCACCCCGGAGATGGGCTTCGAGAGCCGGCCCGAATGCGACGCGCTGATGACCGACCTTGAGGGACAGCCGCTGATGGTGATGATCGCCGACTGCACCCCCGTGCTGCTCTTCGATCCGCGCCGCCGCGCCGTCGCCGCCGTGCATGCCGGCCGGGCCGGTGCGCTGAAGAACATCGTCGGCAAAACCGTGGCCGCGATGCACGACGCCTACGGAAGCGACCCGGCCGACCTGCTGGCGGTGCTGGGACCTTCGATCGGGCGCTGCTGCTACGAGATCGGCCCGGAGGTCGCCGCAGAGGTCGAAGCGGCCGGCTGCGGCACGGCTCTCTCTTTCCGGGACGGGCGCCGCTATCTTGACGTCAACGCCATCCTCCTGCAGCAGCTTGAAACGGCGGGCCTTCCGGCCGGCCATATCGAGAACATCGGCAGCTGTACCGCCTGCCGCACCGACCGCTTTTTCTCCTATCGGGCCGAGGGCGGCACGACGGGACGACAAGCGGGGATCATTATGCTAAAATAG
- a CDS encoding tetratricopeptide repeat protein, protein MTLFQIILFAASAFFAWQIYKFVQSLGEGETKLPSHTDAPPQSEPARPSHPGAQELDTLIDKADTAYGEGNLSEARVYLERAEKQDPDNPEVLNKLAFILFKEGENEEALQKYNRSLTLDPGDDLTHNAVAAVLRKLGRLDEAQEHYKSAVDIDDSFEETYYNYGRLLIEKGDMEGARMMFEKALELRPDYPEATEALERLQ, encoded by the coding sequence TTGACCCTCTTCCAGATTATCCTCTTTGCCGCTTCCGCCTTTTTCGCCTGGCAGATATACAAATTTGTCCAATCCCTCGGTGAAGGAGAGACGAAACTCCCCTCCCATACCGACGCACCGCCCCAGTCCGAACCCGCACGCCCTTCCCATCCCGGCGCCCAGGAGCTCGACACCCTGATCGACAAGGCCGATACGGCCTACGGCGAGGGGAACCTTTCCGAAGCGCGGGTTTACCTGGAACGGGCCGAGAAGCAGGACCCGGACAACCCCGAGGTGCTGAACAAACTCGCCTTCATCCTCTTTAAAGAGGGGGAGAACGAAGAGGCCCTGCAGAAATACAACCGTTCGCTCACCCTCGATCCGGGCGACGACCTGACCCACAACGCCGTCGCCGCGGTCCTGCGGAAGCTGGGGCGCCTGGACGAGGCGCAGGAGCACTACAAGAGTGCCGTCGACATCGACGACAGTTTCGAAGAGACCTACTACAACTACGGACGGCTGCTTATCGAAAAAGGGGACATGGAAGGGGCGCGCATGATGTTCGAAAAAGCGCTGGAGCTGCGCCCGGACTACCCCGAGGCGACTGAAGCCCTGGAGCGGTTGCAGTGA
- a CDS encoding NYN domain-containing protein, protein MNQQRLAVLIDADNSQPSIIEGLLDEIAQYGIASVKRIYGDWTSTQLKGWKAHLLEHGIQPIQQFGYTTGKNATDSAMIIDAMDLLYTGNFEGFCIVSSDSDFTRLASRIRESGVSVYGFGERKTPKPFLSACDKFIYTENLRRDVIAKESVDVTKEKKLLELLRDAVDDAADDSGWANLGMVGQLVANKLPDFDPRSYGFKKLGELIRATEAFDFKDEDPLTNTRGLFIRNKHKKRRYRA, encoded by the coding sequence GTGAACCAGCAGCGCCTCGCCGTCCTCATCGACGCGGACAACTCCCAGCCCTCCATTATCGAAGGGCTCCTCGACGAGATCGCCCAGTACGGCATCGCCAGCGTCAAGCGCATCTACGGCGACTGGACCTCGACCCAGCTCAAGGGGTGGAAAGCCCACCTGCTCGAACACGGCATCCAGCCCATCCAGCAGTTCGGCTACACGACGGGCAAGAACGCGACGGACAGCGCGATGATCATCGACGCGATGGACCTGCTCTACACGGGGAATTTCGAAGGCTTCTGCATCGTCTCCAGCGACAGCGACTTCACCCGCCTGGCCAGCCGCATCAGGGAGAGCGGCGTCAGCGTCTACGGCTTCGGCGAACGCAAAACGCCCAAGCCCTTCCTCAGCGCCTGCGACAAATTCATCTATACCGAGAACCTGCGCAGGGACGTCATCGCGAAAGAGAGCGTCGACGTGACGAAGGAGAAAAAGCTGCTTGAACTCCTGCGCGACGCCGTCGACGACGCCGCCGACGATTCGGGGTGGGCCAACCTCGGGATGGTCGGGCAGCTCGTCGCCAACAAGCTCCCCGACTTCGACCCCCGCAGCTACGGTTTCAAAAAGCTCGGCGAACTGATCCGCGCCACGGAGGCGTTCGATTTCAAAGACGAAGACCCTCTTACCAATACCCGCGGCCTCTTTATCCGGAACAAACACAAGAAAAGGAGATACCGCGCATGA
- the malQ gene encoding 4-alpha-glucanotransferase produces MMPRAAGLLLHPTSLPGPWGIGTLGTEARAWVDRLAAAGVGYWQILPLGPTGFGHSPYQCYSAFAGNALLIDPDLLVASGLLQESERPPRSDGGSAVDFDSVISRNTAMLEKAHARFRPTAAFDAFCSDHAAWLDDYALFMALKTYFNERVWNEWPENIRLREPETLAYYANILKDETAYHRFVQFCFYDQWEALREYANAKGVKIIGDLPIYVAMNSADVWAHPEYFQLDDDLQPTAVAGVPPDYFSATGQRWGNPLFDWERLEQEGYEWWVARLKGALELHDWVRIDHFRGFEAYWSVPADEETAMNGEWITGPGAKLFDAFRRALGQELPIIAEDLGIITPEVEALRDDYGLPGMKILQFAFGSDAGNPYLPHNHIRNCVVYTGTHDNDTTNGWFYAAPPEEAERAHTMRYLHCPWEAFHESLNRTALASTANLAVLPLQDLLGLGSDARMNTPGTAEGNWHWRVTAPQFDDAPWENLRGMLDLYGRFQVAQA; encoded by the coding sequence ATGATGCCGCGCGCCGCCGGACTCCTGCTCCACCCCACCTCCCTGCCCGGTCCCTGGGGCATCGGCACCCTCGGCACTGAGGCCCGGGCGTGGGTCGACCGGCTCGCCGCCGCCGGGGTCGGCTACTGGCAGATCCTGCCGCTGGGCCCGACGGGCTTCGGGCACTCCCCCTACCAGTGCTACTCCGCCTTTGCCGGCAACGCCCTGCTGATCGACCCCGACCTTCTTGTCGCCTCGGGCCTGCTGCAGGAGTCCGAACGCCCGCCCCGCTCCGATGGGGGCAGTGCCGTCGATTTTGACAGTGTCATCAGCCGCAATACGGCAATGCTGGAAAAAGCCCATGCCCGTTTCCGCCCGACAGCGGCTTTTGACGCCTTTTGTAGCGACCATGCCGCCTGGCTTGATGACTACGCGCTTTTCATGGCGCTGAAAACCTACTTCAACGAACGCGTCTGGAACGAATGGCCGGAGAACATCCGCCTACGCGAGCCCGAAACCCTGGCCTACTACGCGAATATTCTCAAAGACGAAACCGCTTACCACCGTTTCGTGCAGTTCTGCTTTTACGACCAGTGGGAGGCCCTGCGCGAATACGCGAACGCCAAGGGGGTGAAGATCATCGGCGACCTTCCCATTTACGTCGCGATGAACAGCGCCGACGTCTGGGCGCACCCCGAGTACTTTCAGCTTGATGACGACCTGCAGCCCACCGCAGTGGCGGGCGTGCCGCCGGATTACTTCAGCGCAACCGGCCAGCGCTGGGGGAACCCGCTTTTTGACTGGGAACGGCTGGAACAGGAGGGGTATGAGTGGTGGGTCGCCCGCCTGAAGGGGGCCCTGGAGCTCCACGACTGGGTGCGTATCGACCATTTCCGCGGCTTCGAGGCCTACTGGTCCGTCCCCGCAGACGAGGAGACGGCGATGAACGGCGAGTGGATCACCGGCCCGGGCGCCAAACTCTTCGACGCTTTCCGCCGCGCCCTCGGCCAGGAGCTGCCCATCATCGCCGAGGACCTCGGCATCATCACCCCCGAGGTGGAGGCACTGCGCGACGACTACGGACTGCCGGGGATGAAGATCCTGCAGTTCGCCTTCGGCAGCGACGCCGGCAACCCCTACCTGCCCCACAACCATATTCGCAACTGCGTCGTTTACACGGGTACCCACGACAACGATACGACCAACGGCTGGTTTTATGCGGCCCCGCCTGAAGAGGCCGAGCGCGCCCATACGATGCGCTACCTCCACTGCCCCTGGGAGGCGTTTCACGAAAGCCTCAACCGCACGGCGCTCGCCAGTACGGCCAACCTCGCGGTGCTGCCGCTGCAGGACCTGCTGGGGCTGGGCTCCGATGCGCGGATGAATACGCCCGGCACGGCGGAGGGGAACTGGCACTGGCGCGTCACGGCGCCGCAGTTTGACGACGCCCCCTGGGAGAACCTGCGGGGCATGCTTGATCTTTACGGCCGCTTTCAGGTGGCGCAGGCATGA
- a CDS encoding ankyrin repeat domain-containing protein: MPDIRDYIQINTADDGERTVPIRPSEMPEYLGTDDPVVLKTTWKPLGNSGYAFKTHRLVRVNEDRMEFRRSFQSLLFTLLFSFGAAGSLFLAFSDVLGSQSDPLLFLLFTLSFTGLSVFFYFSGRKRIVIDKAVSAFWRGEDEPSKVINPHAINGYHSLKNVHAVQLLKRFIPGDHDSKSYYKHELNLVFADGKRAAVIEHNDANTVTKQGQRISDFLEVPLWDARSDIPAPSPLSHLSFGKPFEYMMSLLYFYSRFKTITAYVILAAGFSIFLMIILSSPTDQKDHKDKKINLLTVTWAERQQLEPQYTAELFALVKNPTEYFVPFSRLLDTHLDLNAKDALGRTPLYYAVLNRNIDYINTLLRRGADIHVRDNNGTGLIDLLDKKRDSQIYSMLVYAQLEENARKRGKEIAFVSYRILPDGTLVIKELKER; this comes from the coding sequence TTGCCGGATATTCGTGACTATATACAGATCAACACTGCCGACGACGGTGAAAGAACCGTTCCTATCCGGCCGAGCGAGATGCCGGAATACCTCGGAACGGACGATCCCGTCGTCTTGAAAACCACCTGGAAGCCTCTGGGCAACAGCGGCTACGCTTTCAAGACCCACCGTCTCGTCCGCGTCAATGAAGACCGGATGGAGTTTCGGAGAAGTTTTCAGTCGCTCCTGTTCACCCTTCTTTTTTCTTTCGGAGCCGCCGGTTCCCTTTTTCTGGCCTTCTCCGACGTTTTGGGGAGCCAATCGGACCCCTTGCTTTTCCTGCTCTTCACACTCTCCTTTACCGGACTGAGCGTCTTTTTCTATTTCAGCGGCAGGAAGCGGATCGTCATCGACAAGGCCGTCAGCGCGTTCTGGCGGGGGGAAGATGAACCGTCAAAGGTAATCAACCCGCATGCCATCAACGGGTACCACTCCTTGAAAAACGTCCATGCCGTGCAGCTGCTCAAGCGGTTCATCCCGGGAGACCACGACAGCAAATCCTACTATAAGCACGAACTCAATCTGGTCTTCGCCGACGGGAAGCGCGCCGCCGTGATCGAGCACAACGATGCCAATACGGTCACAAAGCAGGGACAGAGGATCAGCGACTTTCTGGAGGTGCCCCTGTGGGATGCACGTTCCGACATCCCGGCCCCCTCGCCGTTATCCCATCTCTCCTTCGGCAAACCGTTCGAATACATGATGAGCCTCCTGTATTTCTACAGCCGGTTCAAGACGATTACCGCATATGTCATCCTCGCCGCTGGTTTTTCGATATTTTTGATGATCATTCTTTCCTCCCCGACGGACCAAAAGGATCACAAGGACAAAAAAATCAATCTTCTTACGGTGACCTGGGCGGAACGGCAGCAGCTTGAACCGCAATACACCGCCGAACTTTTCGCGCTCGTCAAGAACCCGACAGAGTATTTCGTACCCTTCTCCCGCCTGCTGGACACCCACCTGGACCTCAACGCCAAAGATGCGCTGGGACGCACACCGCTCTACTATGCCGTCCTGAACAGAAACATCGACTATATCAACACGCTCCTGCGCAGAGGCGCCGATATCCATGTCAGGGACAACAACGGTACGGGCCTGATAGACCTCCTCGACAAAAAACGCGACTCCCAAATTTACAGTATGCTCGTCTATGCCCAGCTTGAAGAGAATGCACGGAAACGGGGGAAAGAGATCGCCTTTGTCTCCTACCGCATTCTGCCCGACGGCACGCTCGTCATCAAAGAGCTCAAAGAGCGGTAA
- the yajC gene encoding preprotein translocase subunit YajC, translated as MEIIGQLLPFIFLIAIMYFIIIRPQQQQAKKHKEMVENLKKGDKIVTSGGLIAEVKKVEETFFSVTLADNVTVKLTKDAVARKFEDEA; from the coding sequence ATGGAAATCATCGGACAGTTACTGCCCTTTATCTTTTTGATCGCGATCATGTACTTCATCATCATCCGCCCGCAGCAGCAGCAGGCGAAGAAGCACAAGGAGATGGTTGAAAACCTGAAAAAAGGGGACAAGATCGTCACCTCCGGCGGTCTGATCGCCGAAGTCAAAAAGGTGGAAGAGACATTCTTCTCCGTTACGCTTGCCGACAACGTGACAGTGAAACTGACCAAAGACGCCGTTGCGCGAAAGTTCGAGGATGAAGCTTAA
- the secF gene encoding protein translocase subunit SecF, whose translation MEFFRQTKTINFMGQSKIAIAVSIVLVLISWGILAAKGLNYGIDFAGGTIVQVKYEGAAPIDTVRDTLATNPLYEGAQITEFGSPEEIIIRLKTSSKDVQSDMGDVTREALKGTGSFEVRRVDIVGPKVGGELREKGVMAMLLAILGILIYVAVRFEWRFAVASIAALIHDVSIAMGAISLFAIDVNLDVLAALLTLLGYSLNDTIIVFDRIREGVTASKSIELADVINESVTKTLSRTTLTSLTTFFVVLTLFMFGGEIIHAFAFTLLVGIIVGTYSSIFVASPILMWFGFNVGNYRTKLAEAARRRAEKEKMRSMYEQGTV comes from the coding sequence ATGGAATTTTTCAGACAGACGAAAACCATCAACTTTATGGGCCAGTCCAAGATCGCCATCGCGGTCTCCATCGTGCTGGTCCTCATCTCCTGGGGGATTTTGGCGGCCAAGGGGCTCAACTACGGCATCGACTTCGCCGGCGGTACGATCGTCCAGGTGAAATACGAGGGCGCGGCGCCCATTGACACGGTCCGCGACACCCTGGCCACCAACCCGCTCTACGAGGGGGCGCAGATCACCGAGTTCGGTTCGCCCGAAGAGATCATCATCCGCCTCAAAACTTCCAGCAAAGACGTCCAGTCCGATATGGGCGACGTGACCCGTGAGGCCCTTAAGGGCACGGGCAGCTTCGAAGTCCGCCGGGTCGATATCGTCGGGCCGAAAGTCGGCGGCGAACTGCGCGAAAAAGGCGTCATGGCGATGCTGCTGGCGATCCTGGGGATCCTCATCTACGTCGCAGTCCGCTTCGAGTGGCGCTTCGCCGTCGCCTCCATCGCGGCGCTGATCCACGACGTCTCCATCGCGATGGGCGCGATCTCGCTCTTCGCCATCGACGTCAACCTCGACGTCCTGGCGGCGCTGCTGACCCTGCTGGGCTATTCGCTCAACGACACGATCATCGTCTTCGACCGTATCCGCGAAGGGGTGACCGCGTCGAAGAGCATCGAGCTCGCCGACGTCATCAACGAGTCGGTCACGAAGACCCTCTCGCGTACGACGCTGACGTCACTGACGACCTTCTTCGTCGTCCTGACGCTCTTCATGTTCGGCGGGGAGATCATCCACGCCTTCGCCTTTACGCTGCTGGTGGGCATCATCGTGGGGACCTACTCCTCCATCTTTGTCGCCTCGCCGATTCTGATGTGGTTCGGCTTCAATGTCGGCAACTACCGTACGAAACTGGCCGAAGCGGCCAGACGCCGCGCCGAAAAAGAGAAGATGCGGTCCATGTACGAACAGGGGACCGTTTAA
- the secD gene encoding protein translocase subunit SecD, with the protein MKLNFRVIVFAAAILFGVVFSVPSLLQTDKGTKITLGLDLQGGLHMLLGVKTEEAVNSRLKAIASGINHFSEREEVLIDGLAADDESVRFTLLDGDDAPAMDKMLADIEGLSVVHEAESYRLSLTPEAVQKTQKQAVDQAIETIRNRLDQFGLAEPTVARQGEDKILVELPGIKSAEEEQRARELISRAAKLELMAVDEERKMRAYTMTADEAARFGDVILPDAEKAGGKYLVREIPILDGSMLTDAQVAFNQNNQPVINFSLNSEGAQIFGDFTGKNVGNHLAIVLDGQVYSAPVINERIGGGHGQISGSYTVEQAQDLAIALRSGALLAPIFMLEKRSVGPSLGADSIKASMIALIGGFVLVFAFMIVYYKMAGIIANIALVANLFLIIAVMAMFGATLTLPGMAGIVLTVGMAVDANVIISERIRELLYQGVSIHKAIEEGYANAMRAILDANITTLIAAIVLYVYGTGAIKGFAITISIGILASMLTAILGTHGIYEMLETRIAKSKNVGFWFGVSKKKAAA; encoded by the coding sequence ATGAAGCTTAACTTCAGAGTAATCGTCTTCGCAGCCGCGATCCTTTTCGGGGTGGTCTTCTCCGTCCCGTCGCTGCTGCAGACCGATAAAGGGACGAAGATCACCCTCGGGCTTGACCTGCAGGGCGGTCTGCACATGCTGCTCGGCGTCAAGACCGAAGAGGCGGTCAACTCCCGTCTCAAGGCGATCGCTTCGGGAATCAACCACTTCAGCGAGCGCGAAGAGGTCCTCATCGACGGTCTTGCCGCCGACGACGAATCGGTCCGTTTCACGCTGCTCGACGGCGACGATGCGCCGGCGATGGACAAGATGCTGGCCGATATCGAAGGGCTCAGCGTCGTGCACGAGGCGGAGAGCTACCGTCTCTCCCTCACGCCCGAAGCGGTGCAGAAGACCCAGAAGCAGGCGGTCGACCAGGCGATCGAGACGATCCGTAACCGTCTCGACCAGTTCGGCCTCGCCGAACCGACGGTCGCGCGACAGGGCGAGGATAAAATCCTCGTCGAACTGCCGGGGATCAAGAGTGCCGAAGAGGAGCAGCGCGCACGCGAGCTGATCTCCCGCGCGGCGAAGCTCGAGCTGATGGCCGTGGACGAAGAGCGGAAGATGCGCGCCTATACGATGACAGCGGACGAGGCGGCACGCTTCGGCGATGTCATCCTTCCCGATGCGGAAAAGGCGGGCGGCAAGTACCTTGTCCGCGAGATTCCGATTCTTGACGGCTCCATGCTGACCGATGCCCAGGTGGCCTTCAACCAGAACAACCAGCCCGTCATCAACTTCTCGCTTAACTCCGAGGGTGCGCAGATCTTCGGCGACTTTACCGGCAAGAACGTCGGCAACCACCTCGCCATCGTCCTCGACGGCCAGGTCTACTCCGCCCCGGTCATCAACGAGCGTATCGGCGGCGGCCACGGCCAGATCAGCGGGAGCTACACGGTCGAACAGGCCCAGGACCTCGCGATCGCGCTGCGTTCGGGTGCGCTGCTCGCCCCGATCTTTATGCTGGAGAAACGCTCCGTCGGACCGAGCCTCGGCGCCGACAGCATCAAGGCGAGCATGATCGCGCTGATCGGCGGTTTCGTCCTCGTTTTCGCCTTTATGATCGTCTATTACAAGATGGCGGGGATCATTGCGAACATCGCGCTGGTGGCGAACCTCTTCCTCATCATCGCGGTGATGGCGATGTTCGGCGCGACGCTGACCCTGCCGGGGATGGCGGGTATCGTCCTGACCGTCGGTATGGCGGTGGATGCCAACGTCATCATCTCCGAACGGATCCGCGAGCTGCTCTACCAGGGCGTCTCCATCCATAAAGCGATTGAAGAGGGGTACGCCAACGCGATGCGCGCCATCCTCGACGCGAACATTACGACCCTGATCGCGGCGATCGTCCTTTACGTCTACGGGACGGGAGCCATCAAGGGCTTCGCGATTACGATCAGCATCGGTATCCTTGCTTCCATGCTGACGGCGATCCTCGGCACGCACGGCATCTACGAGATGCTCGAAACACGTATTGCTAAGAGCAAGAACGTCGGCTTCTGGTTCGGCGTCAGTAAAAAGAAGGCGGCGGCATAA
- a CDS encoding DUF6394 family protein produces the protein MDWGKVIYVFFTLMSLTSTAGFLYEHGPVSLFVAASLNLVSTILKIGVRNLLSAELLASSLVADLHLIPAFIYLVVVGNMDVAVALTIGALIANVFSMGLVYIESSKTREEY, from the coding sequence ATGGATTGGGGTAAAGTAATCTACGTCTTTTTTACGCTGATGAGTCTGACGTCGACGGCGGGGTTCCTCTATGAACACGGTCCCGTCTCCCTCTTCGTCGCGGCGAGCCTGAACCTCGTCTCGACGATCCTCAAGATCGGGGTGCGCAACCTGCTCTCGGCCGAACTGCTCGCCAGTTCGCTCGTGGCGGACCTGCACCTGATCCCGGCGTTCATCTACCTTGTTGTCGTCGGCAACATGGACGTCGCGGTCGCCCTGACCATCGGCGCCCTGATCGCCAACGTCTTCTCCATGGGCCTCGTCTATATCGAAAGCTCCAAAACGCGAGAAGAGTACTAA
- a CDS encoding apolipoprotein N-acyltransferase: protein MMFRAKEGDRAMEASRKRMPFFQSLAVAFTIAFAFSAFIYVDYFALPHIAAVETLLALAAYYGLLAAPRRTVLQAGFLIGIFWFYWIGFSFRYYGMPWAMPLMTLLFGVVYLLYFGVLALSEQPLIRAVLLFGLTFVAPMGFNWMVPELPLLHSYLGVEKWQFALILIALAAAATLKTPLRFAALLLLAGAYAPAYTPPYTPPLKIKLAATAVPQELKWEPSNRMPTILGNLARIDDAAQEGYDLIILPESVFPLFLNKAPELIDELKARSEKIAIVTGGLLFEDGNNYNVTYFFHNGEMEVAKKMVLVPFGEYIPLPKWLGGWVNEVVFDGASDYLAADHPTDFLLGGTLFRNAVCYEATTDALFAGDPEYMIAISNNAWFTPSIEPTLQQLLMRYYARRHHTLIFHVANAAGTGIIE from the coding sequence ATGATGTTCCGCGCCAAAGAGGGGGACCGGGCTATGGAAGCATCGCGGAAACGGATGCCGTTTTTCCAGTCGCTGGCCGTCGCCTTTACGATCGCGTTCGCCTTCTCGGCCTTTATCTACGTCGACTATTTCGCCCTGCCGCACATTGCCGCCGTCGAAACCCTCCTCGCCCTCGCCGCCTACTACGGGCTGCTCGCCGCCCCGCGCCGCACCGTGCTGCAGGCAGGCTTTCTGATCGGCATCTTCTGGTTCTACTGGATCGGCTTCAGCTTCCGCTACTACGGCATGCCCTGGGCGATGCCGCTGATGACCCTGCTTTTCGGGGTCGTCTACCTTCTCTATTTCGGCGTCCTCGCCCTGAGTGAACAGCCGTTAATACGTGCCGTTCTGCTCTTCGGGCTCACCTTCGTCGCGCCGATGGGCTTCAACTGGATGGTCCCGGAGCTGCCACTGCTGCACAGCTATCTCGGTGTTGAAAAATGGCAGTTCGCCCTCATCCTCATTGCCCTTGCCGCCGCGGCAACGTTAAAGACGCCGCTGCGCTTCGCCGCCCTGCTGCTGCTCGCCGGCGCCTACGCACCCGCCTACACGCCGCCCTACACGCCGCCACTCAAAATCAAGCTTGCCGCGACGGCCGTCCCCCAGGAGCTCAAATGGGAACCCTCCAACCGGATGCCGACCATCCTGGGCAATTTGGCGCGTATCGACGACGCCGCTCAGGAAGGCTACGACCTCATCATTCTTCCGGAGTCGGTTTTCCCGCTTTTCTTGAACAAGGCGCCGGAGCTGATCGACGAACTTAAAGCGCGTTCGGAAAAGATCGCCATTGTGACGGGGGGCCTGCTGTTTGAAGACGGGAACAACTACAACGTCACCTACTTCTTCCACAACGGGGAGATGGAAGTCGCCAAGAAGATGGTCCTCGTGCCCTTCGGCGAATACATTCCCCTGCCCAAATGGCTGGGCGGCTGGGTCAACGAGGTGGTTTTCGACGGCGCTTCCGACTACCTCGCCGCGGACCACCCCACCGACTTCCTGCTCGGCGGCACCCTTTTCCGCAACGCCGTCTGCTACGAGGCGACGACCGACGCACTTTTTGCCGGTGATCCGGAGTACATGATCGCCATCAGCAACAACGCCTGGTTCACCCCCTCGATCGAACCGACGCTGCAGCAGCTGCTGATGCGCTACTACGCCCGGCGCCACCACACCCTCATCTTCCACGTGGCCAACGCCGCGGGGACGGGAATAATCGAATGA